GCTTTTTCCTGGCGATAGTACTGCACCAGCGGAATATTACTCGGGCAGACATAGGCACAGGCGCCGCACTCGATGCAGTCGTCAATATAGTGCGCGCGGGCTTTTTCATGATCGGCGCCCTGGCTGAACCAGTAGAGCTGTTGCGGCAGCAGATTGGCCGGACAGGCATCGGCGCAGGCGCTACAACGAATGCAGGATTGCTCCGGCTCGTTGTTGCCCATTTCGCTGGCGGATGGCGCCAGAATGCAGTTGGTGATCTTCACCATCGGTACATCCAGCGCGGGCAGGGTAAAGCCCATCAGCGGACCGCCCATCACCACCATCTGACCAGCCGCCGGGGTAAATCCAACATGGTGCAGCAGGTGGCTGACCGGGGTGCCAAGCCGGCCCCACAGGTTACAGGGTTGCGCCACTGATTCGCCAGTCAGGGTGACTACACGTTCGGTAAGCGGTTCGCCATCAATGATCGCGCGCTTAACTGCAAAAGCGGTGCCGACGTTCTGCATCAGCACGCCAATATCTGACGAACGACCACCGTGCGGCACCTCTTTACCGGTCAGAATTTTGGTCAGCTGTTTGGCGCCGCCGGAGGGGTATTTGGTCGGAATCACGCGCAGTTGCAGATCGCTGGCGCTGCCAAGGGCCTGTTTCAGCGCGGCGATAGCTGCGGGTTTATTATCTTCCACCCCGATCAGCACCTGCTCTGCATGCAGCACCCAGGCGAGGATACGCGAGCCTTCGAGAATTTCGTCAGCATAGTCCTGCATCAGACGGTCATCGGCGGTGATATAGGGTTCGCACTCGGCGGCATTGATAATCAGGGTGTTGACGCCGCTCAGTCCGCCTTGCAATTTGGTGCCGGTGGGGAAACCGGCGCCACCGAGACCGGCCACGCCCGCCTGGTGAATACGATTAATCAGTTCACTGCGATCCAGCTGGCGATAGTCGCTAAGGGTTTCGCGCTCAATCCAGCGGTCTGCACCATCCGGCGTAATAAATACGCACATCTCAGACAGCGCCGAGGGATGAGCGGTGATATGCGGGGCAATAGCTTCGACGGTGCCGGATGTTGGCGCATGCACCGGCAGCATCCGTCCGCGACCAAAGGTCAGCGGCTGGCCGCGCAGGACTTTGTCGCCCGGGCTGACGCACAGTTCACCTTCATGACCGATATGTTGCTTCAGCGGCATGATAAAGCGTTCCGGCAGCGGGATTTGACGCAGCGGCGTGCCATTAGACTGGGTCTTCATCTCCGGCGGGTGAATGCCGCCTTCAAAATCCCAGATCTTCTCTTTTTTCAGAAAATTAAACAGATTACGCATGACTTTCCACAGGAATAACCCGTACCGGAATGGTGTTCAGATCCCACTTCCAGTTGGCGGTAGTGGTCGCCACCGGACGCATTTCAATACAGTCGGTTGGGCAAGGGGCCACGCAGAGATCGCAGCCGGTGCAGACGTCGCTCAGCACGGTATGCATCGCGCGGGTGGCACCGACAATCGCATCGACCGGGCAGGCCTGAATGCATTTGGTGCAGCCGATGCAGTTCTCTTCATCGATCCACGCCACGGTGCGTACCGGTTCCTGCGCCGCCGCATCGCCATCAATGGGCTGTGGATCGACGTTCAGCAGTCCGGCCAGTTTCAGCATGGTCTGCTCGCCGCCCGGGGCGCATTTATTAATGGCTTCACCGTTGTTACCGACCGCTTCCGCATAGGGGCGGCAGCCAGGATAACCGCACTGGCCACACTGGCTCTGCGGCAGAATCTCATCGATTTGTTCGACAATCGGATCCGCCTCCACTTTAAAGCGGCGCGCGGCGTAGCCCAGCAGAGCGCCAAACACCAGACTCAGGGCGCTTAACGCAATAATCGCAATCCAGATGGCTGACATCAGAACTTCACCAGTCCGGAGAAGCCCATAAAGGCAAGAGACATCAGACCGGCGGTGATTAGCGCAATCGAAGAGCCTTTAAATGGCGCAGGCACATTGGCCAGCACCAGTCGTTCACGCATCGCGGCAAACAGCACCATCACCAGTGAGAAACCAATCGAGGCGCTAAAACCATACATCGCCGCCTGCATAAAGCTGTGATTCAGGTTGACGCTCAGCAGCGGCACCGCCAGCACGGCGCAGTTGGTGGTGATTAACGGCAGAAAGATCCCCAGCAGGCGATAGAGCGCCGGGCTGGTTTTACGCACCACCATCTCGGTGAACTGCACGGTAACGGCAATAACCAGGATATACGCCAGGGTGCGCAGATAAACCAGATCCAGCGGCAGCAGAATAAGGTGATTCACCAGCCACGCACAGATTGAAGCCAGTGTAATAACGAAGGTGGTGGCGAGTCCCATGCCAATTGCCGTTTCCAGTTTTTTGGAAACGCCCATAAAGGGACAGAGGCCGAGAAACTTCACTAATACGAAGTTATTCACCAGCACTGTGCCAACAAAAAGAAGCAGGTATTCGGTCATGGTTACGCCTGGAGGAAAAATAAAAGCCGCTTATTATCGGGCATTCGCGGCGGTATCACAATATCTGCGCCCCGGCGTGGGGACGGATAGCACTCAGGATTAAATTACTGACGATTTTGACATCACTTATGGCTCAATAAATGTTGTCTTAACCCGCTGAGAACGTTTGAAATAGGGTGCCAGAACCGATGCAGCCAGCAGTGCGATCAGCAAAGTCCGAATTGCCGTGCTGTCGCTCACCGGCGAGAAGGCAAAGGTTTTAATCGCCAGCACCACCGTCAATAGCAGCCAGATAATGTAGTGGCGCGGCAAACGCTGCGAGCGTTTACAGAACATCCAGGTGACCCAGATGCTGTAAACCCACATCGCCAGCGAGGTACCCAGTGACAGCGTCCACTGCAGGGTAAAGGCGTGAGTGTTATTCAGCAGTGCCTGACGCAGTTCCGGATTAAATAACGCGCTGAGATACATCGCCAGCACCAGCGCGCTGGTCAGCAGCGTCATAATCAACCAGGCCAGCGGCACAATAAGCCAGCCGCCAATACGTGGCGCAGAAGGTTGCACAGACATAATTACATTTCCTGACTGAGATAAACGGCGATAAGTAAGGCGAGGATTATACAGAAAAAAGGGGCAGATAACATCACAGGGCGGCGATTGCTGCCGCCCGCGCAGCGTTACGACTATA
This is a stretch of genomic DNA from Winslowiella toletana. It encodes these proteins:
- the rsxB gene encoding electron transport complex subunit RsxB yields the protein MSAIWIAIIALSALSLVFGALLGYAARRFKVEADPIVEQIDEILPQSQCGQCGYPGCRPYAEAVGNNGEAINKCAPGGEQTMLKLAGLLNVDPQPIDGDAAAQEPVRTVAWIDEENCIGCTKCIQACPVDAIVGATRAMHTVLSDVCTGCDLCVAPCPTDCIEMRPVATTTANWKWDLNTIPVRVIPVESHA
- a CDS encoding DUF2569 domain-containing protein, with product MSVQPSAPRIGGWLIVPLAWLIMTLLTSALVLAMYLSALFNPELRQALLNNTHAFTLQWTLSLGTSLAMWVYSIWVTWMFCKRSQRLPRHYIIWLLLTVVLAIKTFAFSPVSDSTAIRTLLIALLAASVLAPYFKRSQRVKTTFIEP
- the rsxC gene encoding electron transport complex subunit RsxC; the protein is MRNLFNFLKKEKIWDFEGGIHPPEMKTQSNGTPLRQIPLPERFIMPLKQHIGHEGELCVSPGDKVLRGQPLTFGRGRMLPVHAPTSGTVEAIAPHITAHPSALSEMCVFITPDGADRWIERETLSDYRQLDRSELINRIHQAGVAGLGGAGFPTGTKLQGGLSGVNTLIINAAECEPYITADDRLMQDYADEILEGSRILAWVLHAEQVLIGVEDNKPAAIAALKQALGSASDLQLRVIPTKYPSGGAKQLTKILTGKEVPHGGRSSDIGVLMQNVGTAFAVKRAIIDGEPLTERVVTLTGESVAQPCNLWGRLGTPVSHLLHHVGFTPAAGQMVVMGGPLMGFTLPALDVPMVKITNCILAPSASEMGNNEPEQSCIRCSACADACPANLLPQQLYWFSQGADHEKARAHYIDDCIECGACAYVCPSNIPLVQYYRQEKAELRAIDLEAQRTAQAKARFEARQQRLEREKQAREARHEQAKRKVSNSDQGEITAALERVKAKNAASAPTETVEEPDSAVVMAQREARRAQAHARQAEKQAETEPVTRQSADPRKAAVEAAIARAKAKKAAAQPPAVSETAEQPETVDPRKAAVEAAIARAKAKKAAAHPPAVSETAEQPETVDPRKAAVEAAIARAKAKKAAAQTPAVSETAEQPETVDPRKAAVEAAIARAKAKKAAAQAPAVSETAEQPEKVDPRKAAIEAAVARAKAKKAAQQPTEPTASPAPAVSETESDDPRKAAVAAAIARVKARKAAQQHSVQEE
- the rsxA gene encoding electron transport complex subunit RsxA; translation: MTEYLLLFVGTVLVNNFVLVKFLGLCPFMGVSKKLETAIGMGLATTFVITLASICAWLVNHLILLPLDLVYLRTLAYILVIAVTVQFTEMVVRKTSPALYRLLGIFLPLITTNCAVLAVPLLSVNLNHSFMQAAMYGFSASIGFSLVMVLFAAMRERLVLANVPAPFKGSSIALITAGLMSLAFMGFSGLVKF